The Nocardioides campestrisoli genome includes a window with the following:
- a CDS encoding Rv2175c family DNA-binding protein, with product MNDVPLADADLDALVPEWVDWAGAAKALGVTVSRIRTMIREHELAAAVPRPGAGQQLPAAFFQDGLVVKGLPGLLTVLHDGGYDDRECIAWLFTDLDLPGRPIDALRENRGSEVKRRAQAMAF from the coding sequence ATGAACGACGTACCGCTCGCTGACGCCGACCTCGACGCACTCGTCCCGGAGTGGGTGGACTGGGCCGGCGCGGCCAAGGCCCTGGGGGTCACGGTGAGCAGGATCCGGACGATGATCCGCGAGCACGAGCTGGCTGCGGCGGTGCCCCGTCCGGGTGCGGGTCAGCAGCTGCCGGCCGCCTTCTTCCAGGACGGCCTCGTGGTCAAGGGCCTGCCCGGCCTGCTGACCGTGCTGCACGACGGCGGGTACGACGACCGCGAGTGCATCGCCTGGCTCTTCACCGACCTCGACCTCCCGGGCCGGCCGATCGACGCGCTGCGGGAGAACCGGGGCTCGGAGGTCAAGCGCCGCGCCCAGGCGATGGCGTTCTGA
- a CDS encoding polyprenyl synthetase family protein produces MPAPSASSRPSDPSATTWDGSAFRAAVQSELDEFLSGQETRLRPLGPDAVRLLTEARAATQGGKRFRAAFCWWGYRAVRPDGVDERALARACASLELLHASALVHDDLMDASDTRRGRPSTHRGFEAEHRAQGWRGDPEQYGEAAAVLLGDLLLSWSDELLRRCGLPLAEVAPALDVLDLCRSEVIAGQFLDVSVQARAHADEATAMTVLRYKSAKYSVERPLHVGAALAGGSPGVLAQLTSFGLPLGEAFQLRDDLLGVYGDPEVTGKPAGDDLVEGKRTVLVALALAAGGPGAEELDRALGTPLEEADVRHLRSLMDAAGARERVESLIEELVTQALTALDGAALDDHAREVLRGLATAVTQRTV; encoded by the coding sequence GTGCCTGCCCCCTCCGCCTCGTCCCGTCCCTCGGATCCCAGCGCCACGACCTGGGACGGCTCCGCGTTCCGCGCCGCCGTGCAGAGCGAGCTCGACGAGTTCCTCTCCGGCCAGGAGACCCGGCTGCGCCCGCTGGGCCCGGACGCCGTCCGGTTGCTCACCGAGGCGCGGGCCGCGACCCAGGGCGGCAAGCGGTTCCGGGCGGCCTTCTGCTGGTGGGGCTACCGCGCGGTGCGCCCCGACGGGGTGGACGAGCGTGCGCTCGCCCGGGCCTGTGCCTCGCTCGAGCTGCTGCACGCCAGCGCGCTGGTGCACGACGACCTGATGGACGCCTCCGACACCCGTCGGGGCCGGCCGTCCACGCACCGCGGGTTCGAGGCCGAGCACCGGGCGCAGGGCTGGCGCGGCGACCCCGAGCAGTACGGCGAGGCCGCGGCCGTGCTCCTCGGCGACCTGCTGCTGTCCTGGTCGGACGAGCTGCTGCGCCGCTGCGGACTGCCGCTGGCCGAGGTGGCGCCCGCCCTGGACGTGCTCGACCTGTGCCGCTCGGAGGTGATCGCGGGTCAGTTCCTCGACGTCTCGGTCCAGGCGCGCGCGCACGCCGACGAGGCGACGGCGATGACGGTGCTGCGCTACAAGTCGGCCAAGTACTCCGTGGAGCGGCCGCTGCACGTGGGTGCGGCGCTGGCCGGAGGGAGCCCGGGCGTGCTGGCCCAGCTCACCTCGTTCGGGCTCCCGCTGGGCGAGGCGTTCCAGCTCCGCGACGACCTGCTCGGCGTCTACGGCGACCCCGAGGTGACCGGCAAGCCTGCGGGCGACGACCTGGTGGAGGGCAAGCGCACGGTGCTGGTCGCGCTGGCCCTGGCCGCCGGCGGCCCGGGAGCCGAGGAGCTCGACCGGGCGCTCGGCACCCCGCTGGAGGAGGCGGACGTCCGCCACCTGCGGTCGCTGATGGACGCCGCCGGGGCGAGGGAGCGGGTCGAGTCGCTGATCGAGGAGCTGGTGACCCAGGCCCTGACCGCACTCGACGGCGCGGCCCTCGACGACCACGCGCGCGAGGTGCTGCGCGGGCTGGCGACCGCGGTCACCCAGCGCACCGTCTAG
- the metF gene encoding methylenetetrahydrofolate reductase [NAD(P)H] has product MSPARPARIGELLGDGRRSFSFEFFPPKDGEGERVLWRSISELEPLHPTFVSVTYGAGGSTRDRTVAITGRIARETSLLPMAHLTCVGHTRAEITAILEELGDAGVRNVLALRGDPPTGPGTAWVQTEGGLRYASELVAQVRAEHEDLCVGVAAFPEGHRDAESLEADARVLRAKYDAGAEFAVTDMVLRASDYFGLVQRARDLGVDFPIIPGIMPILNLASMRRMVEMSGRDMPAEVEERIRPLADDPAAVRAEGVRIATELCEELLAGGAPGLHFYTLNRSRATREIWEALSLRV; this is encoded by the coding sequence ATGAGCCCTGCGCGCCCGGCCCGGATCGGTGAGCTCCTGGGCGACGGCCGCCGGAGCTTCTCCTTCGAGTTCTTCCCGCCCAAGGACGGGGAGGGGGAGCGGGTGCTGTGGCGCTCGATCAGCGAGCTCGAGCCGTTGCACCCGACGTTCGTCTCGGTCACCTACGGCGCCGGCGGCTCCACCCGCGACCGCACGGTGGCGATCACCGGCCGGATCGCTCGGGAGACCTCGCTGCTGCCGATGGCGCACCTGACCTGCGTGGGTCACACCCGGGCCGAGATCACCGCCATCCTCGAGGAGCTGGGCGACGCGGGCGTGCGCAACGTGCTCGCCCTGCGCGGCGACCCGCCCACCGGCCCCGGGACGGCGTGGGTCCAGACCGAGGGCGGTCTGCGCTACGCCAGCGAGCTCGTGGCGCAGGTCCGCGCCGAGCACGAGGACCTGTGCGTCGGCGTGGCCGCGTTCCCCGAGGGGCACCGCGACGCGGAGAGCCTCGAGGCCGACGCGCGGGTGCTCCGCGCCAAGTACGACGCGGGCGCGGAGTTCGCCGTCACGGACATGGTGCTGCGCGCCTCGGACTACTTCGGTCTCGTGCAGCGCGCCCGTGACCTGGGCGTCGACTTCCCGATCATCCCCGGCATCATGCCGATCCTGAACCTCGCCTCCATGCGACGGATGGTGGAGATGTCGGGTCGGGACATGCCGGCGGAGGTGGAGGAGCGGATCCGCCCGCTCGCCGACGACCCGGCCGCGGTCCGCGCCGAAGGGGTCCGGATCGCCACCGAGCTGTGCGAGGAGCTGCTCGCCGGCGGGGCGCCCGGCCTGCACTTCTACACGCTGAACCGGTCGCGGGCGACGCGGGAGATCTGGGAGGCCCTGAGCCTGCGGGTCTGA
- a CDS encoding phytoene desaturase family protein, whose amino-acid sequence MRVVVVGGGLGGMASAARLAKLGHEVVLVERSADLGGALGTVRAGDHTWDAGPTKTLLPAVLRDLFRKSGRPLERELELVPLAAIREHRFADGSTLRLPAGSRAAQRSAFEELAPGLGDRWTSYVDALGQDWELLRRDYLERPWDPGLADPGAVRRLASRQTLRSRLREALGEQRLQQVAAHPFTVDGHDPARVPAWLGTVSYVEQKFGAWTVPGGMAQVGEALARRLATRKVEVLTGTSAHDVVVRSGRAAALSTSAGELDADAVVCAVDPTRLPTLARHVRRTRSTTPPSLVHLGLRGEVPTLDCEVVLHGAPDLSVHPGGTAPDGGASWTVAYRGRTSEDVLETMARRGLDVRACVVERVERTPAQLSAQWGGSPLGVRWHGRGTVRRRLGPTTPVPGVYAAGSHATPGSGIPFVGLSAALVAQAIGRA is encoded by the coding sequence ATGCGCGTCGTGGTGGTCGGAGGCGGTCTCGGCGGCATGGCCAGCGCGGCCAGGCTCGCCAAGCTCGGTCACGAGGTGGTCCTGGTCGAGCGGTCCGCGGACCTCGGCGGCGCCCTCGGCACGGTCCGCGCCGGCGACCACACCTGGGACGCCGGCCCCACCAAGACGCTGCTGCCCGCCGTGCTCCGGGACCTGTTCCGCAAGTCGGGGCGTCCGCTGGAGCGCGAGCTCGAGCTCGTCCCGCTCGCGGCGATCCGTGAGCACCGCTTCGCCGACGGCAGCACGCTGCGGCTTCCCGCGGGGTCGCGAGCGGCCCAGCGATCAGCCTTCGAGGAGCTGGCCCCCGGCCTCGGCGACCGCTGGACGTCGTACGTCGACGCCCTGGGCCAGGACTGGGAGCTGCTGCGCCGCGACTACCTCGAGCGGCCCTGGGACCCGGGCCTGGCCGACCCCGGCGCCGTCCGGCGGCTGGCCAGCCGGCAGACCCTGCGCTCGCGCCTGCGCGAGGCGCTGGGCGAGCAGCGGCTCCAGCAGGTCGCCGCCCACCCCTTCACCGTCGACGGCCACGACCCGGCCCGCGTCCCGGCCTGGCTCGGCACCGTCTCCTACGTGGAGCAGAAGTTCGGCGCCTGGACCGTCCCCGGGGGGATGGCCCAGGTCGGGGAGGCCCTGGCCCGACGGCTGGCCACCCGCAAGGTCGAGGTGCTCACCGGCACCTCCGCGCACGACGTGGTGGTCCGCTCCGGACGGGCCGCGGCACTCTCCACCTCCGCCGGGGAGCTGGACGCCGACGCCGTGGTGTGCGCCGTCGACCCGACCAGGCTCCCGACCCTGGCCAGGCACGTGCGCCGGACCCGGAGCACCACCCCGCCGTCCCTGGTGCACCTCGGACTGCGCGGCGAGGTGCCCACGCTCGACTGCGAGGTGGTGCTGCACGGGGCACCCGACCTCTCGGTGCACCCGGGCGGGACCGCCCCCGACGGTGGGGCGTCCTGGACGGTGGCGTACCGGGGCAGGACGTCCGAGGACGTGCTGGAGACGATGGCGCGGCGCGGTCTCGACGTCCGCGCGTGCGTGGTGGAGCGGGTGGAGCGCACCCCGGCCCAGCTGAGCGCGCAGTGGGGCGGCTCGCCGCTCGGCGTGCGGTGGCATGGCCGCGGCACCGTCCGCCGCCGCCTGGGCCCGACGACACCGGTGCCCGGTGTCTACGCAGCCGGCTCGCACGCGACCCCCGGCTCGGGGATCCCCTTCGTGGGGCTCTCCGCCGCGCTCGTGGCGCAGGCGATCGGCCGGGCCTGA
- a CDS encoding ArsC/Spx/MgsR family protein has product MEIWLNPACSKCRTAAATLDEAGVGYIVRRYLEQPPTPEELGEVVTRLGVEPWDLARPKEAREDGLDLPRDPEHRHEWLVALATHPRAIQRPILTAADGTTVVGRDPESLAQVVTAQARADARSAHPES; this is encoded by the coding sequence ATGGAGATCTGGCTCAACCCCGCCTGCAGCAAGTGCCGGACGGCGGCGGCGACGCTCGACGAGGCCGGCGTCGGCTACATCGTGCGCCGCTACCTGGAGCAGCCGCCCACCCCCGAGGAGCTCGGAGAGGTGGTGACCAGGCTCGGCGTCGAGCCGTGGGACCTGGCCCGCCCGAAGGAGGCCCGCGAGGACGGCCTGGACCTCCCCCGGGACCCCGAGCACCGGCACGAGTGGCTGGTCGCGCTCGCCACCCACCCCCGGGCGATCCAGCGACCGATCCTCACGGCCGCGGACGGCACCACCGTGGTGGGCCGCGACCCGGAGTCCCTGGCCCAGGTGGTCACGGCCCAGGCCCGGGCTGACGCACGGTCGGCGCACCCGGAGAGCTAG
- a CDS encoding YbaK/EbsC family protein, protein MATEHASITAFRDEHARRNGTGEVVVLPDSAHTAALAAAALGCVVGAIANSLLFDADGEPVLVLTSGAHRVDVDATAARIGVPRLVRATPDFVRRHTGQVIGGVSPLGHPAPVPTFVDTWMRRHDTLWAAAGHPSAVYSTTYEELVAMTGAREIEVD, encoded by the coding sequence ATGGCGACCGAGCACGCATCGATCACGGCGTTCCGCGACGAGCACGCGCGGCGCAACGGTACCGGCGAGGTGGTCGTGCTCCCCGACTCGGCCCACACCGCAGCACTCGCCGCGGCCGCCCTGGGCTGCGTGGTGGGAGCGATCGCCAACAGCCTGCTCTTCGACGCCGACGGCGAGCCCGTCCTCGTCCTGACCTCCGGCGCGCACCGGGTCGACGTGGACGCCACCGCCGCCCGGATCGGCGTGCCCCGCCTGGTCCGCGCCACCCCCGACTTCGTCCGGCGGCACACGGGCCAGGTGATCGGCGGCGTCTCGCCGCTGGGCCACCCGGCCCCGGTACCCACCTTCGTGGACACCTGGATGCGCCGCCACGACACGCTCTGGGCGGCCGCGGGCCACCCCTCCGCCGTCTACTCCACCACCTACGAGGAGCTGGTCGCGATGACCGGTGCCCGGGAGATCGAGGTCGACTGA
- a CDS encoding DUF6504 family protein, which translates to MRRYDDPVEVRRGPVPGPGPEGPEQFLWRGRLWKVRAVVAHWVETAPWWQSVGAVAVRGEAVPTREQDDLLVEREVWRVEAGRGAAPGAAGAGVFDLSFDGSSGRWQLVGCVD; encoded by the coding sequence ATGCGGCGGTACGACGATCCCGTGGAGGTGCGGAGGGGCCCGGTGCCCGGACCCGGTCCGGAAGGGCCGGAGCAGTTCCTGTGGCGGGGCCGGCTGTGGAAGGTGCGGGCCGTGGTGGCCCACTGGGTGGAGACGGCCCCGTGGTGGCAGTCCGTCGGTGCCGTGGCGGTCCGGGGCGAGGCCGTCCCGACGCGCGAGCAGGACGACCTCCTGGTGGAGCGGGAGGTCTGGCGGGTGGAGGCAGGCCGAGGCGCTGCGCCGGGTGCTGCCGGTGCCGGCGTCTTCGACCTCTCCTTCGACGGAAGCAGCGGTCGGTGGCAGCTCGTCGGGTGCGTGGACTGA
- a CDS encoding SAV_6107 family HEPN domain-containing protein, whose amino-acid sequence MTDRTEATNPYLLPATTHSYLARAAESLQEAMTSRDVPGRYACAHVAALQSAAALLAARAHPAPGARRRQKNAWVLLAEVAPELTEWATFFAAGAGKRAAAQAGSSRAVSEREADDLVRDADRFLAVVESALGLMPHTSSPGRLLAMTGPGGRTGVA is encoded by the coding sequence ATGACGGACAGGACCGAGGCAACCAACCCCTACCTGCTGCCCGCGACCACCCACTCCTACCTGGCGCGCGCCGCGGAGTCCCTGCAGGAGGCGATGACCTCGCGAGACGTCCCGGGACGCTACGCCTGCGCCCATGTCGCGGCGCTCCAGTCCGCTGCCGCCCTGCTGGCGGCCCGGGCGCACCCGGCGCCCGGGGCGCGCCGCCGGCAGAAGAACGCCTGGGTGCTGCTGGCCGAGGTGGCGCCCGAGCTGACCGAGTGGGCGACCTTCTTCGCGGCGGGTGCGGGCAAGCGTGCCGCGGCCCAGGCCGGCTCCTCCCGGGCGGTGAGCGAGCGGGAGGCCGACGACCTGGTCCGGGACGCGGACCGGTTCCTGGCCGTCGTCGAGTCGGCGCTCGGCCTGATGCCGCACACCAGCAGCCCGGGTCGGCTGCTGGCCATGACGGGACCGGGTGGTCGGACCGGTGTCGCCTGA
- a CDS encoding DNA polymerase III subunit alpha, protein MSPDPFTHLHVASGYSLQYGASHPEALVERAAEHGMDLLALTDRDGTYGAVKFAKACASAGLSPVLGVDLAVAPGSWDPASWDSGSWEQGAPPRGPRRRTPVRGGAFREEHHPRVTLLAQGRSGWRSLCRLVSAVHLAGERGRPVATRALLAPHLAEGDVLVLLGPGSELGAMVTRRRDDLAHAVVESWRELVPRQNLLVELVSHRLGGSAHGWGPGSTPHAARMASLSREMGLGAVLTNAVRYADRRDAPTVDVLDASRRLVPLDPRHVDRGNAEGFLKSGRQMREIADDVCRLAGLGEREVDRLLAGTRAVAERCALDPRADLGIGEVHFPELEVTGGLGVPVARLAGESQADAILRGRCEAGIGARYGNAPRQRIWKRLDDELRVIASLGYASYFLTVGDVTDLVREMGVRCAARGSGAGSLVNYLLGISGVDPLRHDLLMERFLSPLRQSLPDIDIDVESARRLEVYEAILDRYGAERCVCVSMMETYRVRHAVRDVGAALGMPPGEVDAMAKAFPHVRARDARLALRDLPELRASGLGEERLDLFFGLVERLDGLPRHIAVHPCGVLLSDTTLLDRTPVEASHGGFPMSQFDKDDVEDLGLLKLDVLGIRMQSAMAHAVGEIARVDGVELDLDDREQVPFEDPRTFDLVSSARTLGVFQIESPGQRELVGKSGIESLEEIITDISLFRPGPVKSDMITPYLEVKQGWRSPTYLHPDLVPILSSTHGVVVFHEQVIEIISCFAGVSFAEADEKRRALGDVEGMASTKEWFCPRAAARGYSEDVVARVWKVLEAFASFGFCKAHAAAFALPTFQSAWLKAHWPAHFLAGVLTHDPGMYPKRFILDDARQFGIGIRGLDVNRSGPAYTVEPSPQDPAGYAIRLALSEVKGISEVETARIVAARPFSSLTDLWHRAAVSRPVAERLVLAGAFDELHRITDAGQDVRSHGRPTRRDLLLQVADLDRHARVSQRSGRGRGLAARSAPDRAASRVAGAATRNSSDPLTRTGVWQQASAQSRVVRTAPVESVQLALSLGDEPGADQASGLPELTPAERVAAELEILGLDVSRHVVDDYAGLLEALGVTRSQDLLARRSRSEIWVAGVKVATQTPPVRSGRRVIFLTLDDATGPVDATFFEDAQSSYASTVFGSWLLLVRGELRRTGRRGVSVRATGAWSLPALLPLWESAGSPEEGLARVRAVLDQRPETGDQPEHRRVLVHSSGFQMSPYADIKPAGEEASSAGALSRALGAGPQVPSRALWHRSPGSPG, encoded by the coding sequence GTGTCGCCTGATCCCTTCACCCATCTGCACGTGGCCTCGGGCTACTCCCTCCAGTACGGAGCGTCGCATCCCGAGGCCCTGGTAGAACGCGCCGCCGAGCACGGGATGGACCTCCTCGCGCTCACGGACCGGGACGGCACGTACGGGGCGGTGAAGTTCGCCAAGGCGTGCGCCTCGGCCGGCCTCAGCCCGGTGCTGGGCGTGGACCTCGCCGTGGCCCCAGGATCCTGGGACCCGGCGTCCTGGGACTCCGGGTCCTGGGAGCAGGGTGCGCCGCCCCGTGGCCCGCGTCGGCGCACCCCGGTCCGTGGTGGCGCGTTCCGGGAGGAGCACCACCCCCGGGTCACCCTGCTGGCTCAGGGGCGCTCCGGGTGGCGCAGCCTGTGCCGCCTCGTCTCGGCCGTCCACCTCGCCGGCGAGCGGGGCCGTCCGGTGGCCACCCGGGCGCTGCTCGCTCCTCACCTCGCCGAGGGCGACGTGCTGGTCCTGCTCGGGCCGGGCTCCGAGCTGGGCGCGATGGTGACCCGGCGCCGCGACGACCTCGCGCACGCCGTGGTGGAGTCCTGGCGTGAGCTGGTGCCCCGGCAGAACCTGCTCGTCGAGCTGGTCTCCCACCGCCTCGGGGGCTCGGCGCACGGCTGGGGGCCGGGGTCCACCCCGCACGCGGCCCGGATGGCCTCCCTCTCCCGGGAGATGGGGCTGGGTGCGGTCCTCACGAACGCGGTGCGCTACGCCGACCGCCGCGACGCCCCGACCGTGGACGTCCTGGACGCCTCGCGCCGGCTGGTGCCGCTGGACCCCCGGCACGTCGACCGGGGCAACGCGGAGGGGTTCCTCAAGTCCGGTCGGCAGATGCGCGAGATCGCCGACGACGTCTGTCGGCTGGCCGGGCTGGGGGAGCGCGAGGTCGACCGGCTGCTGGCCGGCACCCGGGCCGTGGCCGAGCGGTGTGCCCTGGACCCTCGCGCGGACCTCGGGATCGGGGAGGTGCACTTCCCCGAGCTGGAGGTGACGGGTGGCCTCGGCGTGCCGGTGGCCCGGCTGGCGGGCGAGTCCCAGGCGGACGCGATCCTGCGCGGGCGGTGCGAGGCGGGCATCGGGGCCCGCTACGGCAACGCCCCACGGCAGCGGATCTGGAAGCGGCTCGACGACGAGCTCCGGGTCATCGCCTCGCTCGGCTACGCCTCCTACTTCCTCACCGTCGGCGACGTCACCGACCTGGTCCGCGAGATGGGGGTGCGGTGCGCTGCCCGGGGCTCGGGCGCCGGCAGCCTGGTCAACTACCTGCTCGGCATCTCGGGAGTGGACCCGCTGCGGCACGACCTGCTGATGGAGCGTTTCCTCTCCCCGCTGCGGCAGTCGCTGCCGGACATCGACATCGACGTCGAGTCGGCCCGCCGCCTGGAGGTCTACGAGGCGATCCTGGACCGGTACGGGGCGGAGCGGTGCGTCTGCGTCTCGATGATGGAGACCTACCGGGTCCGGCACGCGGTCAGGGACGTGGGCGCCGCGCTGGGGATGCCGCCGGGCGAGGTCGACGCGATGGCCAAGGCGTTCCCGCACGTGCGTGCCCGGGATGCCCGGCTGGCCCTGCGGGACCTGCCCGAGCTGCGGGCCAGCGGTCTGGGGGAGGAGCGGCTGGACCTCTTCTTCGGCCTGGTCGAGCGGCTCGACGGCCTGCCTCGGCACATCGCGGTGCACCCCTGCGGCGTGCTGCTCTCCGACACCACGCTGCTCGACCGCACGCCGGTAGAGGCCAGCCACGGTGGGTTCCCGATGAGCCAGTTCGACAAGGACGACGTGGAGGACCTGGGCCTGCTCAAGCTAGACGTGCTGGGCATCAGGATGCAGTCGGCGATGGCCCACGCGGTGGGCGAGATCGCCCGGGTCGACGGGGTCGAGCTGGACCTCGACGACCGGGAGCAGGTCCCCTTCGAGGACCCCCGGACCTTCGACCTGGTCAGCTCGGCGCGGACCCTGGGCGTCTTCCAGATCGAGTCCCCGGGGCAGCGGGAGCTGGTGGGCAAGTCGGGGATCGAGTCGCTGGAGGAGATCATCACCGACATCTCGCTCTTCCGGCCGGGGCCGGTCAAGAGCGACATGATCACCCCGTACCTGGAGGTGAAGCAGGGCTGGCGATCGCCCACCTACCTGCACCCGGACCTGGTGCCGATCCTCTCCTCCACCCATGGCGTGGTCGTCTTCCACGAGCAGGTCATCGAGATCATCTCCTGCTTCGCCGGGGTCTCCTTCGCCGAGGCCGACGAGAAGCGCAGGGCGCTGGGCGACGTCGAGGGGATGGCGTCGACCAAGGAGTGGTTCTGCCCGCGGGCGGCGGCCCGGGGCTACTCCGAGGACGTGGTCGCCCGGGTCTGGAAGGTCCTGGAGGCCTTCGCCTCCTTCGGGTTCTGCAAGGCCCACGCCGCGGCGTTCGCCCTGCCCACCTTCCAGTCCGCCTGGCTCAAGGCGCACTGGCCGGCCCACTTCCTCGCCGGCGTGCTCACCCACGACCCGGGGATGTATCCCAAGCGGTTCATCCTCGACGACGCCCGGCAGTTCGGCATCGGGATCCGGGGGCTGGACGTGAACCGTTCCGGTCCCGCCTACACCGTGGAGCCGTCCCCGCAGGACCCGGCCGGCTACGCGATCCGGCTGGCGCTGAGCGAGGTGAAGGGGATCAGCGAGGTCGAGACCGCCCGCATCGTCGCGGCCCGGCCGTTCTCCTCGCTGACCGACCTCTGGCACCGCGCCGCGGTCTCCCGGCCCGTGGCCGAGAGGCTGGTGCTGGCCGGAGCCTTCGACGAGCTCCATCGGATCACCGACGCCGGACAGGACGTGCGCTCGCACGGACGGCCGACCAGGCGCGACCTGCTGCTGCAGGTGGCCGACCTCGACCGGCACGCCCGGGTCTCCCAGCGCTCGGGGCGCGGGCGAGGACTCGCCGCACGCTCGGCACCCGACCGCGCGGCCAGCCGGGTCGCGGGGGCGGCCACCCGCAACAGCAGTGACCCACTGACCCGGACGGGAGTGTGGCAGCAGGCCTCCGCCCAGTCCCGGGTCGTGCGGACGGCACCGGTGGAGTCGGTCCAGCTGGCCCTCTCGCTGGGCGATGAGCCCGGCGCGGACCAGGCCTCCGGGCTCCCGGAGCTGACCCCCGCCGAGCGGGTGGCCGCCGAGCTGGAGATCCTCGGGCTGGACGTCAGCCGGCACGTCGTCGACGACTACGCCGGACTGCTCGAGGCGCTGGGAGTGACCCGCAGCCAGGACCTCCTGGCCCGTCGCAGCCGGTCGGAGATCTGGGTGGCGGGGGTCAAGGTCGCCACCCAGACCCCTCCCGTGCGATCGGGGCGCCGGGTGATCTTCCTGACCCTCGACGACGCCACCGGACCGGTGGACGCGACGTTCTTCGAGGACGCCCAGAGCTCCTACGCCTCGACGGTCTTCGGGTCCTGGCTGCTGCTGGTCCGGGGCGAGCTGCGGCGGACCGGCCGGCGCGGGGTCTCGGTGCGCGCCACCGGCGCCTGGTCGTTGCCTGCTCTGCTCCCGCTCTGGGAGTCGGCGGGCTCGCCGGAGGAAGGGCTCGCCCGTGTGCGGGCCGTGCTGGACCAGCGCCCGGAGACCGGAGACCAGCCCGAGCACCGCCGGGTGCTGGTGCACAGCAGCGGCTTCCAGATGTCGCCCTACGCCGACATCAAGCCGGCCGGCGAGGAGGCCTCGAGCGCCGGGGCGCTCAGCCGGGCCCTGGGCGCAGGACCCCAGGTCCCCTCCCGTGCCTTGTGGCACCGGAGCCCCGGGAGTCCGGGATGA
- a CDS encoding class I SAM-dependent methyltransferase: MPANERPEERSSDRPSERRSAARRSVVWDALQPVFAGADGLEVLDIGGGTGGFAVRVAELGHRVTVVDPSPDALAALDRRAREREVSVTGRQGELSSLVETFGSASADVVLCHGVLEVVEDSSAALSVLAEVLRPGGTLSLLVAQRHAAVVARAMAGHFQQARDLLDEAGQGRGGRRFTYDELLALLGSAGFGPTQVQAVRVFADLVPGSLLDLEPGATAALVELERAVAGRPEYRPLATQLHALASR, translated from the coding sequence ATGCCAGCGAACGAGCGGCCCGAGGAACGATCCAGCGACCGACCCAGCGAGCGCCGCAGTGCTGCGCGCCGCTCGGTGGTCTGGGATGCGCTGCAGCCGGTCTTCGCCGGCGCGGACGGGCTGGAGGTCCTCGACATCGGGGGCGGGACCGGCGGTTTCGCGGTCCGGGTCGCCGAGCTCGGTCACCGGGTCACGGTGGTCGACCCCAGCCCCGACGCGCTCGCTGCCCTGGATCGGCGGGCCCGCGAGCGGGAGGTCTCCGTCACCGGCCGCCAGGGTGAGCTCTCGTCCCTGGTGGAGACCTTCGGCTCCGCCAGCGCCGACGTGGTGCTCTGCCACGGGGTGCTGGAGGTCGTGGAGGACTCCTCCGCGGCGCTCTCGGTCCTCGCCGAGGTGCTTCGCCCCGGAGGCACGCTCAGCCTGCTGGTCGCCCAGCGGCACGCCGCGGTGGTGGCCCGGGCGATGGCAGGCCACTTCCAGCAGGCCCGCGACCTGCTGGACGAGGCCGGGCAGGGCCGCGGAGGACGTCGCTTCACCTACGACGAGCTGCTCGCCCTCCTCGGCTCCGCCGGGTTCGGACCCACGCAGGTGCAAGCCGTCCGGGTCTTCGCCGACCTGGTTCCGGGATCGCTGCTCGACCTCGAGCCGGGGGCCACGGCCGCCCTGGTCGAGCTGGAGCGAGCAGTGGCCGGGCGCCCGGAGTACCGGCCGCTCGCCACGCAGCTGCACGCCCTGGCGTCGCGCTGA